A section of the Thauera chlorobenzoica genome encodes:
- a CDS encoding replication-associated recombination protein A — protein MTDLFDSLEPPQVPLAERMRPKTLDEVAGQAHLLGPGKPLRLAFESRRPHSMILWGPPGVGKTTLARLMAQGFDADFIALSAVFSGVKEIREAIGQAQAAKARGRHTILFVDEVHRFNKAQQDAFLPYVEQGLVTFIGATTENPSFEVNSALLSRAAVYVLEALDGEALARLFERAHAVACPALVFEDDARARLIGFADGDARRLMNLIEQVQIAAETAAVAPVTAAFIDQALSRKLRRFDKGGEAFYDQISALHKSVRGSDPDAALYWLCRMLDGGADPLYLGRRLIRMATEDIGLADPRALEIALNACATYERLGSPEGELALAEATVFMACAAKSNAVYKAYKAARAFVAQDDSRPVPLRLRNAPTKLMKSLDYGKAYRYAHDEPEGYAAGEDYLPDGMPRPAWYRPVARGMEAKIAEKLAHLRALDAAARSDTNTSGARGGRLSGAGDDPP, from the coding sequence ATGACCGACCTTTTCGATTCGCTCGAGCCGCCCCAGGTCCCGCTTGCCGAGCGCATGCGGCCGAAGACGCTGGACGAAGTCGCCGGCCAGGCTCACCTGCTCGGGCCGGGCAAGCCCCTGCGCCTGGCGTTCGAGTCGCGCCGGCCGCACTCGATGATCCTGTGGGGGCCGCCCGGGGTCGGCAAGACCACTCTCGCGCGGCTGATGGCGCAGGGCTTCGATGCCGATTTCATCGCCCTGTCGGCGGTGTTCTCGGGGGTCAAGGAAATCCGCGAGGCGATCGGCCAGGCCCAGGCGGCGAAGGCGCGCGGGCGCCACACGATCCTCTTCGTTGATGAGGTGCACCGCTTCAACAAGGCCCAGCAGGACGCCTTCCTGCCCTATGTCGAGCAGGGGCTGGTGACCTTCATCGGCGCCACCACCGAGAACCCGTCGTTCGAAGTCAATTCCGCGCTGCTGTCGCGGGCCGCGGTGTACGTGCTCGAAGCGCTCGATGGCGAGGCGCTGGCGCGGCTGTTCGAGCGCGCCCACGCCGTCGCCTGCCCGGCGCTGGTGTTCGAGGACGATGCCCGCGCGCGCCTGATCGGCTTTGCCGACGGCGACGCACGCCGGCTGATGAACCTGATCGAGCAGGTCCAGATCGCCGCCGAGACCGCCGCCGTCGCCCCGGTCACCGCCGCCTTCATCGACCAGGCGCTGTCGCGCAAGCTGCGCCGCTTCGACAAGGGCGGCGAAGCCTTCTACGACCAGATTTCGGCCCTGCACAAATCGGTGCGCGGCTCCGACCCCGATGCTGCGCTGTACTGGCTGTGCCGCATGCTCGACGGTGGCGCCGATCCGCTCTATCTGGGGCGCCGGCTGATCCGCATGGCTACCGAGGACATCGGCCTTGCCGACCCGCGCGCCCTCGAGATCGCCCTCAATGCCTGCGCCACCTACGAACGCCTGGGCTCGCCCGAGGGCGAACTCGCGCTCGCCGAGGCAACCGTATTCATGGCCTGCGCGGCGAAGTCGAACGCGGTGTACAAGGCCTACAAGGCGGCGCGCGCCTTCGTCGCCCAGGACGACTCGCGGCCGGTGCCGCTGCGCCTGCGCAACGCCCCGACCAAGCTGATGAAGTCGCTCGATTACGGCAAGGCCTACCGCTACGCCCACGACGAACCCGAGGGCTACGCGGCGGGCGAGGACTACCTTCCCGACGGCATGCCCCGTCCTGCCTGGTACCGTCCGGTGGCGCGCGGCATGGAAGCGAAGATCGCCGAAAAGCTCGCCCACCTGCGCGCACTCGATGCCGCCGCGCGCAGCGACACGAACACCTCCGGCGCTAGGGGAGGGCGGCTCAGTGGAGCAGGGGATGATCCGCCATGA
- the lolA gene encoding outer membrane lipoprotein chaperone LolA, which translates to MKLFSVRAAFLLRAVAGMALAVAASLAVAADGVAQLKAFVARARSAEGTFEQTVVAKSGRKPQQAAGRFVYARPGRFHWEYDLPYRQLLVGDGQNLWIWDPDLNQVTVREIGDALGATPAAILFGSGALEDSFELSDGGERDGLAWVDARPLRPDSGFESLRLGLEGGELRQMEMRDPFGQTTRIHFTRLELDPVLAGDRFRFTPPAGADIIGTVPGLAQ; encoded by the coding sequence ATGAAGCTGTTCAGTGTACGCGCGGCATTCCTGCTGCGCGCTGTCGCGGGGATGGCGCTGGCGGTGGCGGCGAGCCTGGCCGTGGCCGCGGACGGCGTGGCCCAGCTGAAGGCCTTCGTCGCGCGCGCGCGCAGCGCCGAAGGCACGTTCGAGCAGACGGTCGTGGCCAAGTCCGGGCGCAAGCCGCAGCAGGCCGCGGGCCGTTTCGTCTATGCGCGGCCGGGCCGCTTCCACTGGGAATACGACCTCCCCTATCGCCAGCTGCTGGTCGGCGACGGCCAGAACCTGTGGATCTGGGACCCCGACCTGAACCAGGTCACGGTGCGTGAAATCGGCGATGCGCTGGGCGCAACGCCCGCCGCCATCCTGTTCGGCAGCGGCGCGCTCGAAGACAGCTTTGAACTCTCCGATGGCGGCGAGCGCGACGGCTTGGCCTGGGTGGACGCCCGCCCGCTGCGCCCCGACAGCGGTTTCGAGTCGCTGCGCCTCGGCCTCGAAGGGGGTGAGTTGCGCCAGATGGAAATGCGCGATCCGTTCGGCCAGACCACGCGGATCCATTTCACCCGCCTGGAACTCGATCCGGTGCTCGCCGGCGACCGTTTCCGCTTCACTCCGCCGGCCGGCGCCGACATCATCGGTACGGTGCCGGGCCTGGCACAGTGA
- a CDS encoding DNA translocase FtsK has product MLPRPSSRSQPLPEKISLLLQEARWLILGVMSLYVGLILLGYSKSDPGWSHASDVARVANPGGRFGAWLADLLLYLFGLSSWWWVVFLGYSLVWGFRRIKNRLELDRRSFIFVLVGFLVVLLTSSALEFLRFHSHGATVPLAPGGLIGMEFGQLSQRYFGFTGGTLLLLALLACGLSLFTGLSWIAVVERVGLGLEQSVIGVQQAWQRWQDRRIGRQTAQKREVVLESRRRKSEKTPATPLRIEPAVATVTKSERLEKERQQTLFADAIEGALPPVGLLDPASTTAEPPSPEALEFTSRVIENKLADFGVEVKVLAAYPGPVITRYEVEPATGVKGSQVVNLAKDLARALSLVSIRVVETVPGKSCMALELPNPKRQMVRLSEIVGSKAYNDMHSPLTVVLGKDIGGQPVVADLAKMPHLLVAGTTGSGKSVGINAMILSLLYKSEPERVRLIMIDPKMLELSIYEGIPHLLAPVVTDMKHAANALNWCVAEMDKRYKLMAAVGVRNLAGFNKAVSEARKAEAPLTNPFSISPENPEPLEPLPYVVVVVDELADMMMVVGKKVEELIARLAQKARAAGIHLILATQRPSVDVITGLIKANVPTRIAFQVSSKIDSRTILDQMGAETLLGMGDMLYLAPGTGLPVRVHGAFVADDEVHKVVEHLKKIGPPDYVEGILAAAEDELDGALGGGEGGEGEADPLYDQAVEVVIKTRRPSISLVQRHLRIGYNRAARLIEQMERAGLVSPMGSNGNRDVIVPAKENE; this is encoded by the coding sequence ATGCTGCCCCGTCCGTCGTCCCGTTCCCAGCCCTTGCCGGAAAAGATCTCGCTGCTGCTGCAGGAGGCGCGCTGGTTGATCCTGGGCGTGATGTCGCTCTATGTCGGCCTCATCCTGCTGGGCTATTCCAAGAGCGACCCCGGCTGGTCGCACGCCTCCGACGTGGCACGGGTGGCGAACCCCGGCGGGCGTTTCGGCGCCTGGCTCGCGGACCTGCTGCTGTACCTGTTCGGCCTGTCTTCGTGGTGGTGGGTGGTGTTTCTCGGCTACAGCCTGGTGTGGGGATTCCGGCGGATCAAGAACCGCCTCGAGCTCGACCGGCGTTCCTTCATCTTTGTCCTGGTCGGCTTTCTGGTCGTCCTGCTGACCAGCAGCGCACTCGAATTCCTGCGTTTCCATTCCCACGGCGCAACCGTCCCGCTGGCGCCGGGCGGACTGATCGGCATGGAGTTTGGCCAGCTCAGCCAGCGCTATTTCGGCTTCACCGGCGGCACTTTGCTGCTGCTGGCACTGCTCGCCTGCGGGCTGTCCCTGTTTACCGGGCTGTCGTGGATCGCCGTGGTCGAGCGCGTCGGGCTGGGGCTCGAACAGTCGGTGATCGGCGTACAGCAAGCCTGGCAGCGCTGGCAGGACCGCCGCATCGGCCGCCAGACCGCACAAAAGCGCGAAGTCGTGCTTGAGAGCCGCCGCCGCAAGAGCGAAAAAACGCCGGCGACGCCGTTGCGCATCGAGCCGGCGGTGGCCACCGTGACCAAATCCGAACGCCTCGAAAAAGAGCGCCAGCAGACCCTGTTCGCCGACGCCATCGAAGGCGCGCTGCCGCCGGTCGGGCTGCTCGATCCAGCCAGCACGACGGCCGAGCCGCCGTCGCCCGAAGCGCTCGAATTCACTTCGCGCGTGATCGAAAACAAGCTCGCCGACTTCGGTGTCGAGGTCAAGGTGCTCGCCGCCTATCCCGGCCCGGTGATCACCCGCTACGAGGTCGAGCCGGCCACCGGAGTCAAGGGCAGCCAGGTGGTGAACCTGGCCAAGGATCTCGCCCGTGCGCTGTCGCTGGTGTCGATCCGGGTGGTCGAGACCGTGCCCGGCAAGTCGTGCATGGCGCTCGAACTGCCCAATCCGAAGCGGCAGATGGTGCGCCTGTCCGAGATCGTCGGCTCGAAGGCCTACAACGACATGCATTCGCCGCTCACCGTGGTGCTGGGCAAGGACATCGGTGGCCAGCCGGTGGTCGCCGATCTGGCCAAGATGCCCCACCTGCTGGTGGCCGGCACCACCGGCTCGGGCAAGTCGGTGGGGATCAACGCGATGATCCTGTCGCTGCTGTACAAGAGCGAGCCCGAGCGCGTGCGCCTGATCATGATCGACCCCAAGATGCTCGAGCTGTCGATCTACGAAGGCATCCCGCACCTGCTGGCGCCGGTCGTCACCGACATGAAGCACGCCGCCAACGCGCTCAACTGGTGCGTGGCGGAGATGGACAAGCGCTACAAGCTGATGGCCGCGGTCGGGGTGCGCAACCTCGCCGGTTTCAACAAGGCGGTGAGCGAGGCGCGCAAGGCCGAGGCCCCGCTCACCAACCCGTTCTCGATCAGCCCGGAAAACCCCGAACCGCTCGAGCCACTGCCCTACGTCGTCGTCGTCGTCGATGAACTGGCCGACATGATGATGGTGGTCGGCAAGAAGGTCGAAGAGCTGATCGCCCGCCTCGCGCAGAAGGCCCGCGCCGCCGGCATCCATCTGATCCTCGCCACCCAGCGCCCGTCGGTGGATGTCATCACCGGCCTGATCAAGGCCAACGTGCCCACCCGCATCGCGTTCCAGGTCTCGAGCAAGATCGACTCGCGCACCATCCTCGACCAGATGGGCGCGGAGACCCTGCTGGGGATGGGCGACATGCTCTACCTGGCGCCGGGGACCGGCTTGCCGGTGCGCGTGCACGGCGCCTTCGTCGCCGACGACGAGGTGCACAAGGTGGTCGAGCACCTGAAGAAGATCGGTCCGCCCGACTATGTCGAGGGCATCCTGGCGGCCGCCGAGGACGAACTGGACGGGGCGCTCGGTGGCGGCGAGGGCGGCGAGGGCGAAGCCGATCCGCTCTACGACCAGGCGGTCGAAGTGGTGATCAAGACACGCCGGCCGTCGATCTCGCTGGTGCAGCGCCACCTGCGCATCGGCTACAACCGCGCCGCACGGCTGATCGAACAGATGGAACGGGCGGGGCTGGTCTCGCCGATGGGAAGCAACGGCAATCGCGATGTGATCGTGCCGGCCAAGGAGAACGAATGA
- a CDS encoding Crp/Fnr family transcriptional regulator, producing MSRITAVSVVALKTFPLFHGLSDEALDAVARVSMMRRVARGQSALTAGDRPDYVYLVLTGSLKVVVSDEDGREVILSILGQGELFGEMAMFDEQPRSASVVAVMPSDLVLISKQDFRRIMEGSFDVSWRIMCNLAERLRYADRKIESLALMDVYGRVARLLIEMAEDVGGETVLARRLSKQDIAKMIGASREMVSRVMKDLGQRGLIEERADGIVLRERLSEV from the coding sequence ATGTCCCGGATCACTGCCGTCTCCGTCGTCGCGCTGAAAACCTTCCCGCTTTTCCACGGGCTGTCCGACGAGGCGCTCGATGCGGTGGCGCGGGTGTCGATGATGCGCAGGGTGGCGCGCGGTCAATCGGCGCTGACCGCCGGCGACCGGCCCGACTATGTCTATCTGGTGCTGACCGGCAGCCTCAAGGTCGTGGTCAGCGACGAGGACGGGCGTGAGGTGATCCTTTCCATCCTGGGCCAGGGCGAGCTTTTCGGCGAGATGGCGATGTTCGACGAACAGCCGCGCTCGGCCTCGGTGGTCGCGGTCATGCCTTCGGACCTGGTGCTCATTTCCAAGCAGGATTTCCGCCGCATCATGGAAGGCAGCTTCGATGTGTCGTGGCGCATCATGTGCAACCTCGCCGAGCGCCTGCGCTATGCCGACCGCAAAATCGAAAGCCTGGCCCTGATGGACGTCTATGGCCGGGTGGCGCGGCTGCTGATCGAGATGGCCGAGGACGTGGGCGGCGAGACCGTGCTCGCGCGTCGGCTGTCCAAGCAGGACATCGCCAAGATGATCGGCGCCTCGCGCGAGATGGTCAGCCGCGTGATGAAGGATCTCGGCCAGCGCGGCCTGATCGAGGAGCGGGCCGACGGGATCGTGCTGCGCGAGCGCCTCAGTGAGGTCTGA
- the trxB gene encoding thioredoxin-disulfide reductase, giving the protein MTTKHARLLILGSGPAGYTAAVYAARANLAPVLVTGLAQGGQLMTTTDVDNWPADADGVQGPELMARFQKHAERFNTEMIFDHIHTVELAQRPFRLVGDSGEYTCDALIIATGATAKYLGLPSEEKFAGRGVSACATCDGFFYRNQEVAVIGGGDTAVEEALYLANIAKKVTLVHRREQFRAEKIMIDKLMEKVAAGKIELALNATLDEILGDNSGVTGMRIKDVASGATREVALQGVFIAIGHKPNSDIFEGQLEMENGYIVTQGGRHGNATQTSVAGVFAAGDVQDHTYRQAVTSAGTGCMAALDAERYLDALG; this is encoded by the coding sequence ATGACCACCAAACACGCCCGCCTGCTGATCCTCGGTTCCGGCCCTGCCGGCTACACCGCCGCGGTCTATGCCGCGCGCGCCAACCTTGCTCCCGTGCTCGTCACCGGTCTTGCCCAGGGCGGCCAGCTGATGACCACGACCGATGTGGACAACTGGCCGGCCGATGCCGACGGCGTGCAGGGGCCCGAGCTGATGGCGCGCTTCCAGAAGCACGCCGAGCGCTTCAACACCGAGATGATCTTCGATCACATCCACACCGTGGAACTGGCCCAAAGGCCCTTCCGCCTGGTCGGCGATTCGGGCGAATACACCTGCGACGCGCTGATCATCGCCACCGGCGCCACAGCCAAGTACCTCGGTCTGCCTTCGGAAGAGAAGTTCGCCGGTCGCGGCGTCTCCGCCTGCGCCACCTGCGACGGCTTCTTCTACCGCAACCAGGAGGTCGCCGTGATCGGCGGCGGCGACACCGCGGTCGAGGAGGCGTTGTACCTGGCCAACATCGCGAAGAAGGTCACCCTGGTGCACCGCCGCGAACAGTTCCGCGCCGAGAAGATCATGATCGACAAGCTGATGGAGAAGGTCGCCGCGGGCAAGATCGAACTCGCGCTCAACGCCACCCTCGACGAGATCCTCGGTGACAACTCCGGCGTCACCGGGATGCGGATCAAGGACGTGGCTTCGGGCGCGACCCGTGAGGTGGCCTTGCAGGGCGTGTTCATCGCGATCGGACACAAGCCCAACTCCGACATCTTCGAAGGCCAGCTCGAGATGGAGAACGGCTATATCGTCACCCAGGGCGGACGCCACGGCAACGCCACCCAGACCAGCGTGGCGGGCGTGTTCGCCGCCGGCGACGTGCAGGATCACACCTACCGCCAGGCGGTGACGTCGGCCGGGACCGGCTGCATGGCTGCGCTCGACGCCGAGCGCTATCTCGACGCCCTGGGCTGA